In Aeromicrobium wangtongii, the DNA window CAGGAGGGTACGACCGCGCCATGAGTGACTACGAGAGCGATCAGATCGAAGCCATCCAGAACGTCGTCAACCACGTGTCGGCCTATCAGGACGGGGCGGAGCTGGACTTCGTCCGCGCCGAGCTCCGTCGCGGGTTCGACGAGGTCGCGGTCGAGGTCGACCCCGACGACGTGACGAAGCTCGCCACCGCCATCTACGAGGACAACGGGGACGTCTCGGTGACCGAGGTACTCGGCTGAGCTCCTCGGCGTGTCGACCGGCCGGGTGACCGGCTCGGTCACCGAGACTGTGTGGCGGCCCCCGGACCCGGGGCCCGTCCACACCTCCTCGGGAGCATCTCGTGACACTGGCCAAAGACCCCACCGCCGTCCTCGCACACCCTGGGGCGGTCGTGGTCGGGACCGACGGATCGTGCGTGAGCAATCCCGGCCCCACGGGCTGGGCGTACGTCAGCGACGACGGCGCCACGGCGTGCGGCGGCCTGCTGACCGGCACGAACAACATCGGTGAGCTGCTCGCGGTCCAGAACGCGCTGCGCGACTTCGCCGACCGGCCTTTGGTGATCCAGGCCGACTCCAGCTACACGATCGGCTGCTCGACGACCTGGGCCGCGGGCTGGGCCCGCAACGGCTGGCGCAACTCCAAGAAGGAGCCCGTCGCCAACCTCGCGATCGTCCAGGAGATCCATGCCCTGATGCAGGCCCGCAACGCCGCCGGTATGCCGGTGTTCTTCCAGAAGGTCAAGGCCCACCTGACTGATCGCACGGTGTGGCCGCTCAACGTGGCCGCCGACGAGCTCGCGGGTCAGGCCTCGGCCCGCGCTGCCCGGGGGGACGTCACGGAGGTCCGGACGGCCCTTCGCTGAGGTCGGTCGCGCCGGTCAGTCGATGTCCTCAGGCTTGAGCGGACGAGGGGTCGCATACACCTCCGGCGGCAGCCCCCACTCGTCGCGGCCCAGCCGGGCAACCGGGCGGAGCCTGTCGATCTCGGGATGCCCGTCCACCAGGACCGACTCGTCGACCGTGATCGCCACGACGGAACCGAGCACCAGCACCGAGTCACCCAGCTCGATCGTCGAGTGCAGGGTGCACTCGAGCGAGGCAGGCGAGCCCGCGACCCGTGGCGGCGCGACGTGCTCGCTGGGCTCCATCGCGATGTCCAGGAGCGACGCCTCGTCGTCCTCGGGGGCGAATGCGGCGCTGCTGTTGTTCACCAGATCGAGCTGGGGGAGCGAGGCGATGTTCACCACGAACTCCTGGGTGGCCAGCACGTTGGCCAAGGTGTCCTTGTGCCCGACGGAGGTCCACGACACGATCGGCGGGCGGGCGCACGCCACGCTGAAGAACGAGTGCGGCGCCAGGTTGCCGATGCCGTCCGCGGACAGGCTCGAGATCCACGCGATGGGACGCGGCACCACCAGAGCCGTCAGCAGCGGATAGGGCTTGACCTGGGGATCGTCGGTGCGAAAGACGGTGCGCATGGGCCCATCCTCGCGTGGTGGCGCAGGTTCGGCACGGTGTCCCGATCCGCCGAGCGTCACCCGCGCGAAACAAAATCTGTCGGACCGGAATAGCACGATGGAATGTGGTGCTGACCACACAGGGGAAACACCGCAATCACCATCAATTACTCGTTCCGAGGTCCTGCCGATGTCCAGTCTCGAACCACCCGTACCGTCCTCCGAAGC includes these proteins:
- a CDS encoding flavin reductase family protein; translation: MRTVFRTDDPQVKPYPLLTALVVPRPIAWISSLSADGIGNLAPHSFFSVACARPPIVSWTSVGHKDTLANVLATQEFVVNIASLPQLDLVNNSSAAFAPEDDEASLLDIAMEPSEHVAPPRVAGSPASLECTLHSTIELGDSVLVLGSVVAITVDESVLVDGHPEIDRLRPVARLGRDEWGLPPEVYATPRPLKPEDID
- a CDS encoding ribonuclease H family protein encodes the protein MVGTDGSCVSNPGPTGWAYVSDDGATACGGLLTGTNNIGELLAVQNALRDFADRPLVIQADSSYTIGCSTTWAAGWARNGWRNSKKEPVANLAIVQEIHALMQARNAAGMPVFFQKVKAHLTDRTVWPLNVAADELAGQASARAARGDVTEVRTALR